A single genomic interval of Amycolatopsis albispora harbors:
- a CDS encoding 6-pyruvoyl trahydropterin synthase family protein — translation MKAAEEKCVADGQITISQSFGFSASHELRLLPASHKCSRNHGHNYTVTASALVHNDGPGDLTPLGDYLAATFDHRLLNEQVTFHPTSELLASHLAEWFRDNVESAVPITLVAMVVSETATTSARCDGVTGEVTISKTFKTGHGDVTLVLGADGLDEVGFITDFGDLKPFGAYLQAPAADAGLRAAGPALVAHLAGWFVDNVEPEIRGRLVSVRVDSGTTTGLWERGDAS, via the coding sequence ATGAAGGCCGCTGAGGAGAAGTGTGTGGCGGACGGCCAGATCACCATCTCGCAGTCGTTCGGTTTCAGCGCCAGCCATGAGCTGAGACTGTTGCCGGCCAGTCACAAGTGCAGCCGCAACCACGGCCACAACTACACGGTGACCGCATCGGCGCTCGTGCACAATGACGGCCCCGGTGACCTGACGCCTCTTGGGGACTATCTGGCCGCGACGTTTGACCACCGATTGCTCAACGAGCAGGTCACCTTCCACCCGACGAGCGAGCTTCTCGCTTCTCACCTTGCCGAGTGGTTCCGGGACAACGTTGAGTCCGCGGTGCCGATCACGCTCGTCGCGATGGTTGTTTCGGAGACCGCGACCACGTCGGCACGCTGTGACGGTGTCACCGGCGAGGTCACGATCTCGAAGACCTTCAAGACCGGCCACGGTGACGTCACGCTGGTGCTGGGGGCGGACGGGCTGGACGAGGTTGGGTTCATCACCGATTTCGGCGACCTGAAGCCGTTCGGGGCTTACCTCCAGGCCCCTGCCGCCGACGCGGGGCTACGTGCCGCCGGCCCTGCGCTGGTCGCCCACCTGGCTGGCTGGTTCGTCGACAACGTCGAGCCGGAGATCCGCGGTCGACTCGTATCCGTACGGGTCGACTCGGGGACCACCACTGGCCTGTGGGAACGAGGCGATGCCTCGTGA
- a CDS encoding 7-carboxy-7-deazaguanine synthase QueE yields the protein MNTLTLAPERVEGSAILTEKFESFQGEGPWTGQRCVFVRFSRCNLRCGYCDTPESWDWSRYNPVEVSDRVPVAELVSWVRERGVDMMVITGGEPMLQQPAMTALARGLADIRVQVETNGTVAPTPELTSLVDLWVVSPKLANSGMTYSTRIKPEALSALVATDRAVFKFVVTEPDRDLDEIAQLVEEHHLAPVWVMPEGTTQEKVLAGMDALYGRATERGWNVSTRLHILTGAR from the coding sequence GTGAACACGCTGACCTTGGCTCCCGAACGGGTAGAGGGTTCTGCAATTCTCACGGAGAAGTTCGAGTCGTTCCAGGGCGAAGGCCCCTGGACAGGGCAGCGCTGCGTGTTCGTCAGATTCTCCCGCTGTAACCTCCGGTGCGGCTACTGCGACACCCCGGAGAGCTGGGACTGGAGCAGGTACAACCCGGTCGAGGTCAGCGACCGAGTCCCCGTCGCCGAGCTGGTGTCGTGGGTGCGCGAGCGCGGCGTGGACATGATGGTGATCACCGGCGGGGAGCCGATGTTGCAGCAGCCCGCCATGACCGCCCTCGCCCGCGGCCTGGCCGACATCCGGGTGCAGGTCGAAACCAACGGCACGGTCGCACCCACACCGGAACTCACCTCCTTGGTCGATCTCTGGGTGGTGAGTCCGAAACTCGCGAACTCTGGCATGACCTACTCCACCCGCATCAAGCCCGAAGCCCTCTCGGCGTTGGTCGCGACAGACCGCGCAGTGTTCAAGTTCGTTGTCACCGAGCCCGACCGCGACCTCGACGAGATCGCCCAGCTCGTCGAGGAACACCACCTGGCTCCGGTGTGGGTGATGCCGGAAGGCACCACCCAGGAGAAGGTTCTGGCCGGCATGGACGCGCTCTACGGCCGGGCCACTGAACGCGGATGGAACGTCTCCACCCGCCTGCACATCCTGACCGGAGCGCGGTGA
- a CDS encoding NUDIX hydrolase, whose translation MTAPPPTSSHGSRIKYCDHAAVGVLISSPDGLLVFERARPPAGIAPVAGHVDQHGGPEQAARIEVAEEVGLTVTSLHLLLTAWRPNHCRRPTSDRVGHQWWIYRAQTSGPIRPSAQEVRAPRWLHQDQLQQHAHRTAAYAEGQLSEEQFTAKPGLEPVWVRFLHELQLVTLPDDILSLIDKVL comes from the coding sequence TTGACCGCCCCGCCACCGACCAGTAGCCACGGCAGCAGGATCAAGTACTGCGACCACGCGGCCGTCGGCGTGCTCATCTCCTCACCGGACGGGCTGCTGGTCTTCGAACGCGCGAGGCCCCCTGCGGGGATCGCGCCGGTCGCTGGTCATGTCGACCAGCACGGAGGCCCCGAGCAAGCCGCCCGCATTGAGGTCGCCGAGGAAGTCGGCCTGACCGTCACCTCACTTCACCTGCTGCTGACCGCATGGCGGCCCAACCACTGCCGCCGACCGACCAGCGACCGCGTGGGCCATCAGTGGTGGATCTATCGGGCCCAGACCTCTGGCCCGATCCGACCCTCTGCCCAAGAGGTGCGCGCACCCCGATGGCTGCACCAAGACCAGCTCCAGCAGCACGCGCACCGCACCGCGGCCTACGCCGAAGGGCAGCTGAGCGAGGAGCAGTTCACCGCGAAGCCCGGCTTGGAGCCGGTGTGGGTTCGATTCCTGCACGAGCTCCAACTGGTGACGCTGCCCGACGACATCCTGAGTCTGATCGACAAGGTCCTCTGA
- a CDS encoding GntR family transcriptional regulator, translating to MTDAGPWTSVSMPYVSGHRGDAWSAEAAEHGGTGTQKLLGVEEVSASAMVADMLGLAAGEPVVVRRRLMLFNDHPVELVDSYYPVNIARGTRLAEPRKIPGGAVALLADLGHRPRRVREDVSARLATPHERTTLELNDPSCVLLLARVLLTGDERPVEASLMTMVADGRRLRYELTP from the coding sequence ATGACCGATGCCGGCCCGTGGACGAGCGTGTCGATGCCGTACGTGAGCGGCCACCGCGGCGACGCCTGGAGCGCCGAGGCGGCAGAGCACGGAGGTACGGGAACCCAGAAGCTGCTGGGTGTGGAGGAGGTGTCCGCCTCCGCGATGGTGGCGGACATGCTCGGCCTGGCTGCAGGCGAGCCGGTGGTCGTGCGGCGCCGCCTCATGCTGTTCAACGACCACCCAGTCGAGCTCGTCGACTCGTACTACCCGGTGAACATCGCTCGGGGCACCCGGCTGGCCGAGCCCCGCAAGATCCCTGGCGGAGCCGTCGCTCTCCTGGCTGACCTCGGACATCGGCCACGCCGCGTACGTGAAGACGTCAGCGCGCGGCTTGCCACGCCGCACGAACGGACCACGCTGGAACTGAACGACCCGTCCTGCGTGCTGCTGCTCGCCCGTGTGCTCCTCACCGGAGACGAACGGCCTGTCGAAGCCAGCCTGATGACGATGGTGGCCGACGGACGACGGCTGCGATACGAGCTGACGCCATGA
- the folE gene encoding GTP cyclohydrolase I, whose protein sequence is MTNTLDRLAPSESQDLVSPGPVDTERVADLVGQLLAAIGEDPGREGLSDTPARVAAWWRGFFSPEPSAAPTCFPEQHLSGQLVVIGGMSVWSLCEHHLLPMNLDVAIGYVPDGEVMGLSKFGRIAQQYAGRLQVQERFTRQVADEIAVVIGSTDVAVAVRGTHLCMSARGVRMEAARTTTLQARGRFESDPVLSQQFLALATDRWRVA, encoded by the coding sequence GTGACCAACACCCTCGACAGGCTTGCTCCCAGCGAAAGCCAGGACCTGGTGTCGCCGGGCCCGGTCGACACTGAGCGCGTTGCCGATCTTGTCGGCCAGCTCCTCGCCGCGATCGGCGAGGACCCTGGACGGGAGGGTCTGTCGGACACGCCGGCCAGGGTCGCCGCGTGGTGGCGCGGGTTCTTCTCCCCGGAGCCGTCGGCCGCCCCGACCTGCTTCCCCGAGCAACATCTGAGCGGCCAGTTGGTGGTGATCGGCGGCATGAGCGTCTGGTCGCTGTGTGAGCACCACCTGCTACCCATGAACCTGGACGTCGCCATCGGTTACGTACCGGACGGCGAAGTAATGGGCCTGTCGAAGTTCGGTCGAATCGCACAGCAATACGCGGGCCGCCTTCAGGTGCAGGAGCGCTTCACCCGGCAGGTAGCCGACGAGATCGCCGTCGTGATCGGCAGTACCGACGTGGCCGTCGCGGTTCGTGGCACGCATCTGTGCATGAGCGCGCGGGGCGTGCGGATGGAGGCAGCTCGTACCACCACACTGCAGGCCCGCGGCCGATTCGAGAGTGATCCTGTGCTCTCCCAACAGTTCCTCGCCCTCGCCACGGACAGGTGGAGGGTCGCCTGA
- a CDS encoding dTMP kinase: MTNAAPLFNPARGREITVVGIDGAGKSTLATRLHQALNEAGHETILIGKHSTEVPMDAELSAYVDRLNALVYRRDARVAQACGDHYWLLALAAWYTLQDKLVIQPALAAGTHVILDNAHHKILARYAVNPDVSTSLAEQVFAHLTEPDLVFFLRISARDALARKGEFSSLETGHSGGADEDFIRYQDTVLAKLREHEQRGGWLSMDVTDMDRDAVFKTAAEALADRLQLAI, translated from the coding sequence ATGACGAACGCAGCACCACTTTTCAACCCTGCGCGCGGGCGCGAGATCACGGTCGTCGGCATCGACGGCGCGGGCAAGTCCACCCTCGCCACCCGCCTGCACCAAGCGCTCAACGAGGCCGGCCACGAAACGATCCTGATCGGCAAGCACAGCACCGAAGTCCCGATGGACGCCGAGTTGTCCGCCTACGTCGACAGGCTCAACGCATTGGTCTATCGCCGCGACGCGCGCGTCGCCCAGGCGTGCGGCGATCACTACTGGCTGCTGGCGCTGGCCGCCTGGTACACCCTCCAGGACAAACTCGTCATCCAGCCCGCCCTCGCCGCCGGAACCCACGTGATCCTCGACAACGCCCACCACAAGATCCTCGCTCGCTACGCGGTGAATCCCGACGTCTCCACCAGCCTGGCCGAGCAGGTCTTCGCCCACCTCACCGAACCCGACCTGGTGTTCTTCCTGCGCATCAGCGCCCGCGACGCGCTCGCCCGCAAGGGCGAATTCAGCTCCCTGGAAACCGGCCACTCCGGCGGCGCGGACGAGGACTTCATCCGCTACCAGGACACCGTTCTCGCGAAGCTGCGCGAGCACGAGCAGCGCGGCGGATGGCTGTCGATGGACGTGACCGACATGGACCGCGACGCGGTCTTCAAGACCGCTGCCGAAGCGCTCGCCGACCGCCTCCAGCTCGCCATCTGA
- a CDS encoding class I SAM-dependent methyltransferase has translation MAPLDALLGWDEDTTAEAYAAFTRAFPMYSATSRDLARRADLTDSRLVVDLCGGAGATAEAILELVPIDAQVVSLDNAAAMQRVGRRTLADPRLSWVTAPAEDLVGHVPGAADAVVCNSAIWKTDVPQVFAAVHQVLRPGGRFVFNVGGGFAGVRHPDETNVRTGPSLNTLIRQVAARDHGYAPPPAAEPAPKLPLDTIADHLSVAGLTVLDTEVVAQRSTMAEKKAWLSIPVFARPDGDFTHAQRMDILDKAYSLTTPDTPTVTSWLVVVAQRPRELR, from the coding sequence ATGGCACCACTGGACGCCCTTCTCGGCTGGGACGAGGACACCACTGCCGAGGCGTACGCCGCCTTCACCCGTGCCTTCCCCATGTATTCGGCCACCAGCCGGGACCTTGCTCGCCGCGCCGATCTCACCGACAGCCGGCTGGTGGTCGACCTCTGCGGCGGAGCCGGCGCGACCGCGGAGGCAATCCTCGAACTCGTGCCGATCGACGCCCAGGTCGTCTCCCTGGACAACGCCGCTGCCATGCAGCGCGTTGGCCGACGCACCCTGGCCGACCCACGCCTGAGCTGGGTCACCGCACCAGCCGAAGATCTGGTCGGCCACGTTCCCGGCGCGGCAGACGCGGTGGTGTGCAACTCCGCGATCTGGAAGACCGACGTGCCACAGGTGTTCGCCGCCGTCCACCAGGTCCTACGACCCGGCGGCCGGTTCGTGTTCAACGTCGGCGGCGGCTTTGCCGGCGTCCGCCACCCCGACGAGACCAATGTGCGCACCGGCCCCTCGCTGAACACCTTGATCCGTCAGGTCGCGGCCCGTGACCACGGCTACGCCCCGCCTCCAGCCGCCGAGCCAGCTCCGAAGCTGCCACTGGACACGATTGCCGACCACCTGTCGGTCGCCGGACTGACCGTGCTCGACACCGAGGTCGTCGCCCAGCGCAGCACGATGGCCGAGAAGAAGGCGTGGTTGTCGATTCCGGTCTTCGCTCGACCCGACGGGGACTTCACCCACGCTCAGCGGATGGACATCCTCGACAAGGCGTACTCGCTGACCACGCCCGACACGCCTACCGTGACGAGCTGGCTCGTGGTTGTCGCACAGCGACCCAGGGAACTACGTTGA
- a CDS encoding PIG-L deacetylase family protein, whose translation MVIPLVAFIPPASVLTVMAHPDDAELWAGGTLALCVAAGADVTIAVPRHPEPRASEAAAGAAALGAGLHQINQATAGTVRELLLDTGPEVVLTHPVRDVHPDHRRIAEAVLEALPEVVIATGHPRRVYTTDTYNSLTLDGPVPAHTTVDITTTWVTKQRALAAHASQPITEHFGPMAEILARLWGARIGVDHAENFVPLPVLGRLPAALTL comes from the coding sequence GTGGTGATTCCACTGGTCGCGTTCATCCCGCCCGCCTCGGTGTTGACCGTGATGGCCCATCCCGACGACGCCGAACTCTGGGCCGGCGGCACTCTCGCCCTCTGCGTCGCCGCCGGGGCCGACGTCACCATCGCCGTCCCACGTCACCCCGAGCCCCGCGCCAGCGAGGCCGCCGCCGGGGCCGCCGCACTCGGCGCCGGGCTTCATCAGATCAACCAGGCCACCGCGGGGACCGTGCGCGAGCTGCTGCTGGATACAGGCCCCGAGGTTGTCCTCACCCACCCGGTGCGCGATGTACACCCTGACCACCGGCGCATCGCCGAAGCAGTGTTGGAAGCCCTTCCCGAGGTCGTCATCGCCACGGGACACCCCCGCCGGGTCTACACCACCGACACCTACAACAGCCTCACCCTCGACGGCCCCGTTCCCGCGCACACCACCGTCGACATCACGACTACCTGGGTCACCAAGCAACGCGCCCTGGCCGCACACGCGTCCCAGCCCATCACCGAGCACTTCGGACCAATGGCCGAGATCCTGGCCCGGCTGTGGGGCGCACGCATCGGCGTCGACCACGCCGAGAACTTCGTCCCGCTTCCTGTCCTCGGACGTCTTCCCGCCGCGCTGACCCTGTGA
- a CDS encoding phosphotransferase, whose product MLHEWRLCPLSGGRNSDVFQWGEVCLKLYRKTDKNRVAREWHGLNHVAGLGLAPQPLWRDDHPDQPALGMSFVPGRPIPELTNPELVLPWIAAATGAMQALPMAEPLASWPRVDSITHYIARLTDIWPQQLAAADDAHTGKMRTLLDRWEASGDVGLLRRPTPAVFSRGDANLLNWLSENEGLHVVDFEFSGWSDRAVDAADHIEHISARQVPDSTWRTLEDDFGVNRQNRSRFAAARRTIALRWLAVLWRRRDEREPEFLAQLDRVCALFS is encoded by the coding sequence GTGCTCCACGAGTGGCGGCTGTGCCCCTTGAGCGGCGGTCGCAACAGCGATGTCTTCCAATGGGGCGAAGTCTGCCTGAAGCTCTACCGCAAGACCGACAAGAACCGCGTGGCTCGGGAATGGCACGGATTGAACCATGTTGCTGGACTTGGTCTCGCTCCGCAGCCACTATGGCGGGACGATCATCCAGACCAACCCGCACTCGGCATGAGCTTCGTTCCCGGCCGACCGATACCCGAGCTGACGAATCCCGAGCTGGTGCTGCCGTGGATTGCCGCCGCCACCGGAGCCATGCAAGCACTGCCGATGGCTGAGCCGTTGGCCTCCTGGCCACGAGTCGATTCGATCACCCACTACATCGCGCGGTTGACCGACATCTGGCCACAGCAGTTGGCCGCCGCCGACGACGCACATACAGGGAAAATGCGGACCTTGCTCGACCGCTGGGAGGCTAGCGGGGATGTCGGCCTTTTGCGTCGCCCCACGCCAGCCGTGTTCTCGCGCGGCGACGCCAACTTGCTGAACTGGCTGTCTGAGAACGAAGGGCTCCACGTCGTCGACTTCGAGTTCAGCGGCTGGAGCGATCGGGCGGTGGACGCTGCAGACCACATCGAGCACATCAGCGCTCGGCAAGTTCCCGACAGCACCTGGCGGACCCTAGAGGACGACTTCGGCGTGAACCGGCAGAACCGGTCAAGGTTCGCTGCCGCCCGACGCACAATCGCCCTGCGATGGCTGGCCGTCCTCTGGCGACGACGCGACGAACGTGAGCCCGAGTTCCTCGCCCAACTCGATCGTGTGTGCGCGCTGTTCTCGTAG
- a CDS encoding DUF2797 domain-containing protein, protein MPATRPTGGEYVCHGITWATGNPRLLLAPLPDGPLVYAEIMNQRLGFAVGTGRWCTGRYQFADTVRVEALACPDRAPTEQGDQCARCLRQDEFRFAHQFHQDGNVPAALRQYMDQPHWLYLATFADGATKVGTAAEPRRQSRLDEQGALIATYLTKSADGRAVRHLEDAITRGLQVPQTIRASTKLKALANLTDLSTASATHDRHVSRAADALAAMNTPAMLETWTPPAEGDRMRVADGVRMLYPHDLRDGEHGFTVVSCVGTQVLAALDGDDEVDYVLDLGTLKGRRITLGPFTSPAAAFQNSLF, encoded by the coding sequence ATGCCAGCGACCCGACCAACCGGCGGCGAGTACGTGTGCCACGGCATCACCTGGGCGACAGGAAATCCCCGGCTGCTGCTGGCCCCGCTGCCCGACGGGCCGCTGGTCTACGCCGAGATCATGAACCAGCGACTCGGTTTTGCGGTCGGTACCGGCCGGTGGTGCACCGGCCGGTACCAGTTCGCCGACACGGTGCGCGTCGAGGCCCTCGCGTGTCCCGACCGCGCGCCGACCGAGCAGGGCGACCAGTGCGCTCGGTGCTTGCGCCAGGACGAGTTCCGCTTCGCCCACCAGTTCCACCAGGACGGCAACGTCCCCGCGGCCCTGCGCCAGTACATGGACCAGCCGCACTGGCTCTACCTCGCCACCTTCGCCGACGGCGCCACCAAGGTCGGCACTGCAGCCGAACCACGCAGGCAATCCCGCCTCGACGAACAAGGCGCCCTGATCGCGACCTATCTGACCAAGAGCGCCGACGGCCGCGCCGTACGCCACCTCGAAGACGCCATCACCCGCGGCCTGCAGGTGCCCCAGACCATCCGGGCCTCGACCAAGCTCAAGGCGCTGGCCAATCTGACCGACCTGTCCACCGCGAGCGCGACCCACGACCGTCACGTCTCCCGCGCCGCGGACGCGCTCGCAGCGATGAACACTCCGGCAATGCTGGAGACGTGGACTCCTCCTGCCGAAGGCGACCGAATGCGCGTCGCCGACGGCGTACGGATGCTGTACCCACACGATCTGCGCGACGGTGAGCACGGCTTCACCGTCGTCTCGTGCGTCGGCACCCAGGTGCTGGCCGCCCTGGACGGTGACGACGAAGTGGACTACGTGCTCGACCTCGGCACCCTCAAGGGTCGCCGCATCACGCTCGGCCCGTTCACCTCGCCCGCCGCCGCCTTCCAGAACTCCCTCTTCTAA
- a CDS encoding GntR family transcriptional regulator gives MRGELSPGTQLPSTAQLVERYGAANATIQHALKALKDEGFLDSRVGKGVYVRDRQPFVIDASAYITPEPGRFRYQLLKVDNVVPPADIVAGLQLTPGATAILRTRILLHDDQPVELSASYYPSEIADNSSLAKAAKIRGGAPQALADLGFPQRTFVDRISARSPTVEEAETLDLPDGTPVIRQLRVIYSDNERPVEASVLIKGAHLYELLYRQTVETELG, from the coding sequence ATGCGTGGCGAGCTGAGCCCTGGTACGCAACTGCCGTCCACCGCGCAACTCGTGGAGCGGTACGGCGCAGCGAACGCCACCATCCAGCACGCGCTGAAGGCCCTGAAGGACGAAGGCTTCCTCGACAGCCGTGTCGGCAAAGGCGTCTACGTCCGCGACCGGCAGCCGTTCGTCATCGACGCCTCCGCCTACATCACGCCCGAACCAGGCCGGTTCCGCTACCAGTTGCTCAAGGTCGACAACGTCGTTCCACCGGCGGACATCGTCGCCGGATTGCAGCTGACGCCGGGCGCTACCGCGATCCTCCGCACCAGAATCCTCCTCCACGACGACCAGCCCGTGGAGTTGTCCGCGTCCTACTACCCCTCCGAGATCGCCGACAACAGCAGCCTGGCCAAGGCCGCGAAGATCCGCGGCGGCGCGCCCCAAGCCCTCGCCGACCTCGGGTTTCCTCAGCGGACCTTCGTCGACCGGATTTCGGCACGATCCCCGACGGTGGAGGAAGCCGAGACACTGGACCTTCCAGATGGGACGCCGGTGATCCGGCAGTTGCGTGTCATCTACAGCGACAACGAGCGCCCCGTCGAAGCCTCGGTCCTCATCAAGGGCGCACACCTGTATGAGCTGTTGTACCGCCAGACCGTAGAGACCGAGTTGGGCTAG
- a CDS encoding phosphotransferase enzyme family protein, which produces MLIRDGTNVIYQVAGRVVARVGPPGSQLVAARQIQASRWLADAGIPVVRAVDDIDQPTVVGNRPVTWWVQLPDHRHATPAELGAVLGRLHALEVPESPSFPVVDPFEGLRESIDGGTILPEDDRAWLRDLAGQLHSEYLVLVPELPRRVIHGDAWQGNVVVPRAGGAPVLLDLDHVGIGPPEWDLVSLAVDYTDFARITEVDYQAFVDAYGDYDMTAWPGYRTLATIRELRWTAFVLGKATTSPEAAEQVRHRVACLRGEIERPWSWSAF; this is translated from the coding sequence ATGTTGATCCGCGACGGTACGAACGTCATCTACCAGGTGGCCGGTAGGGTCGTCGCTCGTGTGGGCCCTCCGGGCTCGCAGCTCGTGGCCGCCCGTCAAATCCAGGCGTCGCGTTGGCTGGCTGATGCCGGGATCCCCGTCGTGCGTGCCGTCGACGACATCGACCAGCCCACGGTTGTTGGGAATCGGCCCGTCACATGGTGGGTACAGCTTCCTGACCACCGCCACGCCACGCCGGCCGAACTCGGCGCGGTACTGGGGCGCCTTCACGCCCTAGAGGTGCCGGAATCGCCTTCGTTCCCCGTTGTTGACCCCTTCGAAGGGCTACGCGAGTCAATCGACGGCGGAACCATCCTGCCCGAGGATGACCGGGCCTGGCTTCGAGATCTCGCAGGGCAGCTGCACAGTGAGTACTTGGTGCTGGTTCCGGAACTGCCTCGGCGCGTCATCCATGGCGATGCCTGGCAGGGCAACGTTGTTGTCCCCAGGGCAGGCGGCGCCCCCGTGCTGCTGGATCTCGACCATGTCGGGATCGGGCCTCCTGAGTGGGACCTGGTCTCCTTGGCGGTCGATTACACCGACTTCGCCCGGATCACGGAGGTGGACTACCAGGCTTTTGTGGACGCTTACGGCGATTACGACATGACCGCCTGGCCCGGCTACCGCACCCTGGCGACGATCAGAGAACTCCGGTGGACTGCCTTCGTCCTCGGCAAAGCCACAACCAGCCCAGAAGCCGCGGAACAGGTACGCCATCGGGTGGCGTGCCTGAGAGGCGAGATCGAACGGCCGTGGTCGTGGTCCGCCTTCTGA
- a CDS encoding helix-turn-helix domain-containing protein: MFMGDRREAFAARRELMGYTQESLAAAVGVEFSTVGRWERGDLTPQPYRRPRIAKALGLTLEELGTLLAPTPSGPNGTSAVALAQIAGADVLPVQPDLAETDDMNRRDLLRLFSMTGALLALPAAESAVCDAERLAAAARTGAVDSTAVAEFEQLNSHLWRVYAFASTKSQVLPLVRAQLDVLSEGLRRPQSPATRQRLCELSADLFQLAGEIFFDGDRYTDAAHCYTLAATASKEANTPDLWACALTRHAFIAVYERRFNEAAPILELAADLARRGNPGLSTRHWIAVVQAETFAGLGDLDACQRALDTAAEVQHLQEPVHNGGWLRFDGSRLAEERGTCYVTLGRPDLAEAALTDALAGNLTARRKAGVLTDLAMIGVHRRDPDQIVNYASAVLATARQTGSGVVVRKLRGLQPHLAPLLTNQQIQQLDAEINSLIGSHAA; encoded by the coding sequence ATGTTCATGGGCGACCGGCGAGAGGCGTTCGCCGCGCGGCGTGAGCTGATGGGCTACACCCAGGAGAGCCTCGCAGCAGCCGTCGGTGTGGAGTTCTCCACCGTCGGCCGGTGGGAACGCGGTGATCTGACGCCGCAGCCGTACCGGCGGCCCCGCATCGCGAAGGCACTCGGTCTCACCCTCGAAGAGCTGGGCACGTTGCTCGCACCGACACCGTCCGGGCCGAACGGCACCTCGGCCGTCGCCCTAGCCCAGATCGCGGGAGCGGATGTCCTCCCTGTTCAGCCAGACCTCGCGGAGACAGACGACATGAACCGTCGCGACCTGCTACGCCTGTTCAGCATGACCGGCGCCTTGCTGGCGTTGCCAGCGGCCGAGTCGGCTGTCTGCGACGCGGAAAGGCTCGCTGCGGCGGCTCGAACTGGTGCCGTGGACTCGACGGCAGTCGCTGAGTTTGAGCAGCTCAACAGCCATCTGTGGCGTGTATATGCCTTCGCATCGACCAAGAGCCAGGTACTTCCCCTGGTCCGCGCCCAGCTCGACGTACTGTCCGAAGGCTTGCGTCGACCACAGTCACCGGCTACCCGGCAGCGACTCTGCGAGTTGTCCGCCGATCTCTTCCAGTTGGCGGGCGAGATCTTCTTCGACGGTGATCGCTACACCGACGCCGCCCACTGCTACACCCTCGCCGCGACAGCGAGCAAAGAAGCCAATACCCCTGACCTCTGGGCCTGCGCGCTGACCAGACACGCCTTCATCGCCGTCTACGAACGCCGGTTCAACGAAGCCGCCCCGATCCTGGAACTGGCTGCAGACCTGGCCCGCCGCGGCAACCCCGGTCTCTCGACTCGGCATTGGATCGCCGTCGTACAGGCCGAGACTTTTGCCGGACTCGGAGACCTCGATGCCTGTCAGCGTGCACTCGACACCGCCGCCGAGGTCCAGCACCTGCAGGAGCCGGTGCACAACGGCGGCTGGCTCCGGTTCGACGGCTCCCGTCTCGCCGAGGAACGCGGCACCTGTTACGTCACCCTTGGTCGCCCTGATCTCGCCGAGGCCGCTTTGACCGACGCACTGGCCGGCAACCTGACCGCTCGGCGAAAAGCAGGCGTCCTCACTGATCTGGCGATGATCGGCGTGCACCGGCGCGATCCCGACCAGATCGTCAACTACGCCTCCGCCGTCCTGGCCACCGCTCGCCAGACGGGCTCTGGAGTCGTCGTGCGCAAGCTGCGTGGCCTACAGCCGCACTTGGCACCCTTGCTCACCAACCAGCAGATCCAACAACTCGATGCTGAGATCAACAGCCTTATCGGCAGCCATGCCGCTTGA
- a CDS encoding NUDIX domain-containing protein, producing the protein MIDQLTVEAAVADARLAAMEFDDAQTWLHAHQSLLKPLAAEVWVTDPTYSHVLLVRHRVRGWVPPGGKVEPGETPRAAAARELVEEAGVAGELLPMPAAVAVRSFRADWAPTLSLSYGAVVDRDVPLGGETGQPSRWVDLDETWESVFPEDRERIRAYVRRLAAGNVVGAR; encoded by the coding sequence GTGATTGACCAGTTGACCGTGGAAGCGGCGGTCGCGGACGCTCGCCTTGCCGCGATGGAGTTCGATGACGCCCAGACGTGGCTCCACGCCCACCAGTCGCTGCTGAAGCCGCTCGCGGCCGAGGTCTGGGTCACCGACCCGACGTACAGCCACGTCTTGCTGGTACGGCACCGCGTGCGCGGATGGGTGCCGCCTGGCGGCAAGGTCGAGCCAGGCGAGACGCCGCGGGCAGCCGCAGCTCGTGAACTCGTGGAGGAGGCCGGCGTAGCGGGCGAGCTGCTGCCTATGCCGGCCGCGGTGGCTGTCCGCTCCTTCCGCGCCGACTGGGCGCCGACGCTGAGCCTGTCCTACGGCGCCGTCGTCGACCGCGACGTGCCGCTCGGCGGGGAGACTGGGCAGCCATCGAGGTGGGTTGACCTGGACGAGACGTGGGAGAGCGTGTTCCCCGAGGACCGCGAACGTATCCGCGCGTACGTACGCCGATTGGCAGCGGGGAACGTGGTGGGGGCGCGCTGA